A single Lactuca sativa cultivar Salinas chromosome 8, Lsat_Salinas_v11, whole genome shotgun sequence DNA region contains:
- the LOC111919291 gene encoding putative late blight resistance protein homolog R1A-10, with translation MAYAHVQMFMEKLKQLIYSNDIPVINNPSIICERPQFQLLYEELGSMIQIFFNHEDQDLHNFEEVRKLKKRFKAAAEEAEDIVDIFISSVHVRNNGYFTISDVFQTSLNLEDVMRSIKSIKVEFMTTRIDNMKIDSSRRTESAAGTSNPTNSLGSKKVLEEMVVGLGGDVVQMQSAGTSRSRSALGSKKAVEGMVVGINGDAEIIRDKLVEDGKHLDVVSIVGMGGIGKSTLANKVFIDPYVVYHFHVRGWVTVSQTYDKRDLLIQVLSSIDDQLELEKATDSQLHKMLHRSLYHQRYLIVIDDIWSTEAWDKMKLFFPDHNNGSRILLTSRLNEVASHAKSHGLIHHLQHLTDEESWKLLCQKVFQGDECPKWLVDPGKQIAKNCHGLPLSVVVMAGVLAKETRTKDLWLKISCRFHSYIASDEKGCLETIALSYDHLPLHLRDCFLYLGGFPEDYKIYSPWLLWVWMAEGFIQEDGSRSLEEIANGYLMDLVDRNLLIVEELYILGGVSVCKVHDLVRQVCVEKGKEERFFLKIDSPPSNRLFGIIGKQNKKLRNWKKVITTNKPRRVVTYQEINIKRLSPPPTPSIRAFVCLHWETTIIHNISKFFRSFTCRRVLNPEKFLCSFALLRVLLLEKCESNDFSPGLALLVHLRYLDIWVSSFPQSICNLWNLQSLGIKTSSRSMVLPSNMSDLVNLRRLYCNADLYLPSIGKPMKLLEVIRKVVLGDGVDNFQKCFPGIKELTTTLYSDEENDFEVLHHLQALKLIGSGYSRRRSVEREFLRGEPNLGKYHIRFPATLKELQLIMCGLPWSDMSIIQSLPNLEALLIKDNGFEGTLWKTGEEQFQRLKVLKLKKLNIKKWEASSINFPCLKELQVKDCVNLGEIPLELGDISTLEYIVVKNCGVSLLESVQKIQQEQDDAGNYELKISVDGSYMPSCEPNHDD, from the coding sequence ATGGCATATGCACATGTCCAGATGTTCATGGAAAAGCTGAAGCAGCTGATATACTCCAATGATATTCCAGTGATCAACAACCCATCAATCATTTGTGAAAGGCCTCAATTCCAACTGCTTTATGAAGAACTTGGCTCCATGATCCAAATTTTTTTCAACCACGAAGACCAAGATCTACACAACTTTGAAGAAGTTAGAAAACTGAAGAAAAGATTCAAAGCTGCAGCTGAAGAGGCAGAAGATATAGTTGATATCTTTATTTCCTCTGTCCACGTTAGAAATAACGGGTATTTCACTATCTCTGATGTCTTTCAAACATCTCTGAACCTTGAGGATGTTATGAGATCAATTAAGTCTATCAAAGTGGAATTCATGACCACAAGAATCGATAATATGAAGATTGATTCGTCTCGAAGAACTGAGTCAGCTGCTGGAACTTCCAACCCTACAAATTCATTAGGATCGAAGAAAGTATTAGAAGAAATGGTGGTGGGGCTAGGTGGTGATGTTGTGCAAATGCAATCTGCAGGAACTTCCCGCAGTAGAAGTGCACTCGGATCGAAGAAAGCAGTGGAAGGAATGGTTGTGGGGATTAATGGTGATGCTGAGATAATACGGGACAAACTTGTTGAAGATGGAAAGCATCTGGATGTGGTCTCTATTGTTGGTATGGGTGGAATAGGTAAGTCAACCCTAGCTAACAAAGTCTTCATTGATCCTTATGTTGTTTATCATTTTCATGTCCGTGGATGGGTCACTGTTTCACAGACATATGACAAGCGGGATCTGTTGATTCAAGTTCTGTCATCCATAGATGATCAGTTAGAGCTTGAGAAAGCAACGGACTCTCAGCTTCATAAAATGTTGCACAGGAGCCTATACCATCAGAGATATTTGATTGTCATTGATGATATCTGGAGTACAGAGGCATGGGATAAGATGAAGTTGTTTTTCCCTGACCATAACAATGGAAGTCGGATTCTGCTTACTAGCCGCCTCAACGAAGTTGCTTCGCATGCAAAATCACATGGACTCATTCATCATTTACAACATTTGACAGATGAAGAAAGTTGGAAGTTGCTGTGTCAGAAGGTGTTCCAAGGAGATGAATGTCCCAAATGGTTGGTTGATCCAGGAAAGCAAATTGCAAAAAACTGTCACGGATTGCCTCTTTCTGTGGTTGTGATGGCAGGAGTTCTAGCAAAAGAAACAAGGACTAAAGATTTATGGCTCAAAATTTCTTGCAGGTTCCATTCATACATTGCTAGTGATGAGAAAGGATGTCTGGAAACAATAGCATTAAGTTACGACCATCTGCCTCTTCATTTGAGAGACTGCTTTCTCTATCTGGGAGGGTTTCCAGAAGACTATAAGATATATTCACCCTGGTTGCTTTGGGTATGGATGGCTGAGGGATTTATACAAGAAGATGGAAGTCGAAGCTTGGAGGAAATTGCGAACGGTTACCTGATGGATCTAGTTGACAGAAATCTTCTAATTGTAGAAGAATTATATATTTTGGGTGGTGTCAGTGTTTGTAAAGTCCATGATCTGGTGAGGCAGGTATGtgtggaaaaaggaaaagaagaaaGATTCTTCCTGAAAATAGACTCCCCACCATCAAATCGTCTTTTTGGTATCATAGGAAAACAAAACAAGAAATTAAGAAATTGGAAAAAGGTAATTACCACAAATAAGCCACGTCGTGTGGTCACATATCAAGAAATCAATATTAAGAGATTGTCTCCTCCGCCCACCCCAAGTATTCGAGCATTTGTATGCCTTCATTGGGAAACAACCATAATTCACAATATCTCAAAGTTTTTTCGTTCCTTCACATGTCGTAGGGTGTTAAATCCAGAAAAGTTTTTATGTTCCTTTGCACTTCTTAGGGTGTTACTTCTAGAAAAATGTGAATCGAATGATTTTTCACCCGGTTTAGCATTACTAGTTCACTTAAGGTACCTTGACATTTGGGTGTCATCATTCCCGCAATCAATATGCAATTTATGGAACCTTCAAAGCCTTGGTATTAAAACAAGTTCTAGGTCTATGGTTTTACCTAGTAACATGTCAGATTTGGTGAATCTGAGGCGTTTATACTGTAACGCAGATCTTTATCTTCCTTCTATTGGAAAACCCATGAAACTACTGGAAGTTATTAGGAAAGTGGTGTTGGGAGATGGGGTAGATAATTTTCAGAAATGTTTTCCCGGGATCAAGGAACTTACAACTACTCTTTACTCTGATGAGGAAAATGACTTTGAAGTACTCCATCACCTTCAAGCATTGAAGTTAATTGGGTCGGGCTACAGCAGAAGGAGATCAGTTGAGCGAGAATTTCTGAGAGGTGAACCAAACCTGGGAAAATATCACATTAGGTTCCCTGCAACACTGAAAGAGCTTCAACTTATAATGTGTGGTCTACCATGGAGCGACATGTCGATCATTCAATCGTTACCTAATCTTGAGGCTCTTCTAATAAAAGACAATGGTTTTGAGGGAACCCTCTGGAAAACAGGTGAGGAGCAGTTTCAACGACTAAAAGTCTTGAAACTTAAAAAGTTAAATATCAAAAAATGGGAAGCCTCAAGTATCAACTTTCCATGTCTCAAAGAATTACAGGTGAAGGATTGTGTTAATCTGGGAGAGATACCCCTTGAACTAGGGGATATCTCAACACTTGAGTATATTGTAGTAAAGAATTGTGGTGTTTCTCTTCTGGAATCCGTTCAAAAAATACAACAGGAGCAAGATGATGCGGGAAACTATGAACTGAAGATCAGTGTTGATGGAAGTTATATGCCCTCCTGTGAACCCAATCATGACGATTAA